The Delphinus delphis chromosome 2, mDelDel1.2, whole genome shotgun sequence genome contains a region encoding:
- the LOC132419432 gene encoding interferon alpha-inducible protein 27-like protein 2 isoform X2 → MFFLFPAKAAAAVAGGALAVGAVPVVLGAMGFTGAGIAASSLAAKMMSAAAMANGGGVAAGSPAATLQSVGSGGPSLSPKVLLGSTGFALVSLVVGL, encoded by the exons ATGTTCTTTCTGTTTCCAGCCAAGGCTGCTGCAGCTGTGGCGGGAGGAG CCCTGGCCGTGGGGGCTGTGCCCGTGGTGCTGGGCGCCATGGGCTTCACTGGGGCAGGAATCGCAGCCTCCTCCTTAGCGGCCAAGATGATGTCAGCGGCCGCCATGGCCAATGGGGGCGGAGTTGCCGCCGGCAGCCCGGCGGCCACTCTCCAGTCCGTGG GATCAGGTGGACCCTCCCTGTCACCCAAAGTCCTCCTGGGATCCACTGGGTTCGCCCTTGTGTCCCTCGTGGTGGGCTTGTGA
- the LOC132419432 gene encoding interferon alpha-inducible protein 27-like protein 2A isoform X1: MRHAHSLDPGGVLRRSHWLSDSGFQLLCGDAVETQSWDPSRAQNVLLALCWALALAVGAVPVVLGAMGFTGAGIAASSLAAKMMSAAAMANGGGVAAGSPAATLQSVGSGGPSLSPKVLLGSTGFALVSLVVGL, from the exons ATGAGACACGCGCACAGTCTGGACCCAGGAGGTGTGTTAAGGAGAAGCCACTGGCTCAGCGACTCTGGCTTCCAGTTGCTCTGCGGTGATGCCGTGGAGACCCAGAGTTGGGATCCAAGCCGGGCTCAGAACGTGCTCCTTGCTTTATGCTGGGCCCTGG CCCTGGCCGTGGGGGCTGTGCCCGTGGTGCTGGGCGCCATGGGCTTCACTGGGGCAGGAATCGCAGCCTCCTCCTTAGCGGCCAAGATGATGTCAGCGGCCGCCATGGCCAATGGGGGCGGAGTTGCCGCCGGCAGCCCGGCGGCCACTCTCCAGTCCGTGG GATCAGGTGGACCCTCCCTGTCACCCAAAGTCCTCCTGGGATCCACTGGGTTCGCCCTTGTGTCCCTCGTGGTGGGCTTGTGA
- the LOC132420027 gene encoding interferon alpha-inducible protein 27-like protein 2A isoform X2: MASVAVIGGAVAVGAVPVVLGAMGFTGAGIAASSLAAKMMSAAAIANGGGVAAGSLVATLQSVGAAGLSMSSNIILGSAGSALGAWLWGRKKKAPSSPPPGSSTEAERGSRAGDDPPGPQDVSPPNDKSSAS, encoded by the exons ATGGCCTCTGTAGCCGTGATTGGAGGAG CCGTGGCCGTGGGGGCTGTGCCCGTGGTGCTGGGCGCCATGGGCTTCACCGGGGCAGGAATCGCAGCCTCCTCCTTAGCGGCCAAGATGATGTCAGCGGCCGCCATTGCCAATGGGGGCGGAGTTGCTGCCGGCAGCCTCGTGGCCACTCTCCAGTCCGTGG ggGCAGCCGGACTTTCCATGTCATCCAACATCATCCTGGGCTCGGCTGGGTCAGCTCTTGGGGCCTGGCTGTGGGGTAGAAAAAAGAaagccccttcctctcctccaccagGATCCAGTACTGAAGCAGAGAGGGGCTCCCGGGCTGGAGATGACCCTCCAGGGCCTCAGGATGTCAGTCCCCCAAATGACAAGTCCTCTGCCTCCTAA
- the LOC132420026 gene encoding interferon alpha-inducible protein 27-like protein 2 isoform X3 has translation MIKRAAAAAIGGGDFPGSPHRQAFSWPGSQGGREALERWRCRASLAVGAVPVVLGAVGFTGAGIAASSLAAKMMSAAAMANGGGVAAGSLVATLQSVGGPRAEGDQPGENVPQVEPPKLPLGSEKHEK, from the exons ATGATAA aacGGGCAGCTGCTGCTGCGATAGGAGGAGGTGACTTTCCTGGATCCCCACATCGCCAGGCCTTCAGCTGGCCTGGGtcccagggtgggagggaggccttAGAGAGGTGGCGCTGCCGGGCGT CCCTGGCCGTGGGGGCTGTGCCTGTGGTGCTGGGCGCCGTGGGCTTCACTGGGGCAGGAATCGCAGCCTCCTCCTTAGCGGCCAAGATGATGTCAGCGGCCGCCATGGCCAATGGGGGTGGAGTTGCCGCCGGCAGCCTGGTGGCCACTCTCCAGTCCGTGG gtGGGCCCAGAGCTGAAGGGGACCAGCCAGGAGAAAACGTACCCCAAGTCGAACCTCCAAAACTCCCACTCGGTTCCGAGAAGCATGAGAAATAA
- the LOC132420026 gene encoding interferon alpha-inducible protein 27-like protein 2 isoform X1 → MIKRAAAAAIGGGDFPGSPHRQAFSWPGSQGGREALERWRCRASLAVGAVPVVLGAVGFTGAGIAASSLAAKMMSAAAMANGGGVAAGSLVATLQSVGAAGLSTSSNILLGSVGSAFGALLGGAKAAPSSSPPGGPRAEGDQPGENVPQVEPPKLPLGSEKHEK, encoded by the exons ATGATAA aacGGGCAGCTGCTGCTGCGATAGGAGGAGGTGACTTTCCTGGATCCCCACATCGCCAGGCCTTCAGCTGGCCTGGGtcccagggtgggagggaggccttAGAGAGGTGGCGCTGCCGGGCGT CCCTGGCCGTGGGGGCTGTGCCTGTGGTGCTGGGCGCCGTGGGCTTCACTGGGGCAGGAATCGCAGCCTCCTCCTTAGCGGCCAAGATGATGTCAGCGGCCGCCATGGCCAATGGGGGTGGAGTTGCCGCCGGCAGCCTGGTGGCCACTCTCCAGTCCGTGG GGGCAGCTGGACTCTCCACATCATCCAACATCCTCCTGGGCTCCGTCGGATCAGCTTTTGGGGCTTTGCTTGGAGGTGCAAAAGCGgcaccttcttcctctcctccaggtGGGCCCAGAGCTGAAGGGGACCAGCCAGGAGAAAACGTACCCCAAGTCGAACCTCCAAAACTCCCACTCGGTTCCGAGAAGCATGAGAAATAA
- the LOC132420026 gene encoding interferon alpha-inducible protein 27-like protein 2 isoform X2: MIKRAAAAAIGGALAVGAVPVVLGAVGFTGAGIAASSLAAKMMSAAAMANGGGVAAGSLVATLQSVGAAGLSTSSNILLGSVGSAFGALLGGAKAAPSSSPPGGPRAEGDQPGENVPQVEPPKLPLGSEKHEK; encoded by the exons ATGATAA aacGGGCAGCTGCTGCTGCGATAGGAGGAG CCCTGGCCGTGGGGGCTGTGCCTGTGGTGCTGGGCGCCGTGGGCTTCACTGGGGCAGGAATCGCAGCCTCCTCCTTAGCGGCCAAGATGATGTCAGCGGCCGCCATGGCCAATGGGGGTGGAGTTGCCGCCGGCAGCCTGGTGGCCACTCTCCAGTCCGTGG GGGCAGCTGGACTCTCCACATCATCCAACATCCTCCTGGGCTCCGTCGGATCAGCTTTTGGGGCTTTGCTTGGAGGTGCAAAAGCGgcaccttcttcctctcctccaggtGGGCCCAGAGCTGAAGGGGACCAGCCAGGAGAAAACGTACCCCAAGTCGAACCTCCAAAACTCCCACTCGGTTCCGAGAAGCATGAGAAATAA